The Ornithodoros turicata isolate Travis chromosome 7, ASM3712646v1, whole genome shotgun sequence genome includes a region encoding these proteins:
- the LOC135400680 gene encoding ankyrin repeat domain-containing protein 6-like, whose translation MTTFLPAHERVLTLAEKLYQAAVAGQTEKVTELCRLGAKIEPDSEGRTALHLAAANGYVDTARALILAGAKVNAVDACGYSPLHQAATEGHEEVARLLAKHNCHVDIQDEMHGNTALHEAAWKGYSRTIEVLCKHKANVYIKNKGGFTPLHLACQNGHNQSTRILLLGGCKPDIKNNYGDTPLHTASRYGHAGVLRILISAFCNSCDVNKNGDSGLHIAAAMGRRKLTRILLEAGCDPNIRNKQGETAADIAKRKAFNEVVEILENPPPRVIALQETSPQSDKKVKKREKDSGTSQGSKDSGHKHKKDKHKKSKHGHKVHFEDVKRKETGKWSPYGCHLTPNLIAFPSPKLETLPPEPLNKGEQYFLDLAGNIRKGPVGKGYTCYCAPFFHNVEKKLEADKQELIDHIDNAHEDLNAKIAHLERKTRNQLFNLNQSVREKLAAEKTECLDRVERVALRERTDREAQHSSQREELEQFVREKVAQASYRVSPLGQSADSNSRSRFFESSHWSRRHRANKASLGVTKAKSEEVLHAQCYDDHELSPPPLFGNEVGLPPPPAHLAHRHRGGDFEKQGAKPKYPLWEQAPGDGTSYLCGRREQAAGQSPRTTLEDSPVRGPEQGHEESTASYKKEDFQNEEKETEDFIPVEATGMPPVANQVEQVQFGNTEDVTVRIPQPKPPLLPRPIHVPPYPSHIQRYLTQRSTLNGASSQARPLRTAYSTSHVDSHQAPYAIATRDGSDQESPRRSSGSANGAVEEQLCRLNEELTLDPDDRCPSSEV comes from the exons TGTGGTTACTCTCCCCTGCACCAGGCGGCGAcagagggacacgaagaagtgGCGCGTCTTCTGGCCAAGCACAACTGCCACGTGGACATTCAAGACGAAATG cacggCAATACCGCGCTCCACGAAGCTGCGTGGAAGGGGTACAGCAGAACAATAGAAGTGCTCTGCAAACATAAGGCGAACGTCTACATCAAAAACAAG GGTGGTTTCACTCCACTACATCTGGCGTGCCAAAATGGTCATAATCAAAGCACGAGGATCCTTCTCCTGGGCGGATGCAAACCAGACATCAAGAACAAC TATGGCGACACTCCGCTACACACTGCGTCTCGATACGGCCACGCTGGCGTCCTGCGTATCCTTATCAGTGCTTTCTGCAACTCCTGCGACGTGAACAAA AATGGTGATAGTGGACTTCACATCGCTGCTGCGATGGGTCGGAGAAAGTTGACTAGGATACTGCTGGAGGCTGGATGCGACCCTAATATCCGAAATAAG CAAGGAGAAACGGCTGCCGACATTGCGAAGCGCAAGGCCTTCAACGAAGTCGTCGAGATACTGGAGAATCCTCCTCCGCGGGTCATCGCCCTGCAGGAGACATCGCCACAGTCTGACAAGAAGGTAAAAAAGCGGGAGAAAGACAGTGGCACATCCCAAGGCAGCAAGGACAGTGGACACAAGCACAAGAAGGACAAACATAAGAAG AGCAAGCACGGTCACAAGGTCCACTTTGAGGATGTGAAACGCAAAGAGACGGGCAAATGGAGTCCATATGGATGTCACTTGACGCCCAACCTGATCGCCTTTCCATCGCCGAAACTGGAAACGCTCCCCCCTGAGCCGCTCAACAAAGGCGAACAGTATTTCCTCGACTTGGCGGGAAACATAAGGAAG GGCCCTGTAGGGAAAGGATACACTTGCTACTGTGCACCCTTCTTCCACAACGTGGAGAAGAAACTGGAAGCCGACAAGCAGGAACTCATTGACCACATCGACAACGCGCACGAGGATCTCAATGCCAAAATTGCCCACCTGGAACGCAAGACCCGAAATCAGTTATTCAACCTCAACCAGTCAGTGAGAGAAAAGCTAGCTGCCGAGAAAACAGAGTGTCTGGACCGAGTCGAACGTGTAGCGCTCCGGGAACGTACCGACAGGGAAGCCCAGCACTCGAGTCAGCGTGAAGAACTGGAACAGTTTGTGCGCGAGAAAGTAGCCCAGGCAAGCTACCGAGTCAGCCCGTTGGGACAAAGTGCAGATTCCAATTCCAGAAGCAGGTTCTTCGAGTCTTCACACTGGTCTAGGCGGCATCGAGCGAACAAGGCCTCCTTGGGTGTCACCAAGGCGAAATCAGAGGAGGTACTTCACGCACAGTGTTACGACGATCACGAACTGTCACCTCCGCCATTGTTCGGAAACGAAGTGGGTCTGCCGCCTCCTCCAGCACACTTGGCACATCGCCATCGGGGTGGAGATTTCGAGAAACAAGGCGCAAAGCCCAAGTATCCATTGTGGGAGCAGGCGCCAGGAGACGGGACGTCGTACCTCTGTGGCCGGAGGGAGCAGGCAGCGGGCCAAAGCCCCAGGACTACCCTGGAAGATTCTCCGGTTAGAGGTCCGGAACAGGGACACGAGGAAAGCACTGCATCTTATAAGAAGGAAGACTTCCAaaatgaagagaaagaaacagaagaCTTCATACCCGTTGAAGCGACCGGAATGCCTCCTGTGGCGAATCAGGTTGAACAAGTACAGTTTGGCAACACTGAAGACGTGACCGTTCGCATTCCGCAGCCTAAGCCACCCTTACTCCCCCGCCCGATTCACGTGCCACCATATCCGAGCCACATCCAACGGTACCTTACGCAACGCTCCACCCTGAACGGTGCCAGTAGCCAAGCGAGGCCTCTGAGGACAGCTTACTCCACGTCACACGTTGATTCTCATCAAGCTCCTTACGCTATAGCGACACGGGACGGAAGTGATCAGGAATCACCGCGACGGAGCAGTGGCAGTGCAAATGGTGCAGTAGAGGAACAGCTGTGCAGACTGAATGAGGAGCTGACTCTGGATCCTGACGACAGGTGTCCCTCAAGTGAAGTGTGA